From the Xyrauchen texanus isolate HMW12.3.18 chromosome 49, RBS_HiC_50CHRs, whole genome shotgun sequence genome, one window contains:
- the prc1a gene encoding protein regulator of cytokinesis 1a isoform X1, translated as MRKSEIHAAESVSCLNKALNQLKDIWEEIGIPEDQRLQRTDAVHMHIKNLLDMMISEEEGLKTRLLSSINACRKEVTSLCDELQLSEYQEEVGLTMLQLEKDLRTHVKMMLKEKSSRQSELKSLIQKDQDLCDVLCEDLYPIHPEQVPSQQQLQNYRQHIAHHNQEKERRHAEFVEMKHQITVLMEDLEQLPDSTFERDIVCEDEDAFCLSTENINSLKVLLRQLETRKAASEAMCVSIRSRIEELWKMLQIPVEEREAIMPNTLTSIKSHLNALQVELQRLEELKKKNIERVIQTIREEIVKFWEKCYYSREQRQAFTPYYNDDLDEEVLREHELKLEQLKLDYMEHGELYDAVSTWSSNWTLYQELEKKATDPSRFNNRGGNLLKEEKQRVDLQKSLPKLEKSLKTQIDQWEKVHGKEFRVNGQPFLQYVEDQWNQHQMEKERGKQERQMKKLKQTEEDLLYGTVIRTPTKRRLAATPTPGKTRRLISTSSICSTPNTTLRSTCPSPALRPPLSTSKLGVRTPAHGRTPRGLERNKENISHLNGALRTMTASPIRNYSITSVASYSEFAKDSESTAVSSGSSQTPLNPTSRLEF; from the exons ATGAGGAAAAG TGAGATCCACGCTGCGGAGTCTGTATCATGTCTGAACAAGGCTCTCAATCAACTGAAGGATATCTGGGAGGAGATCGGCATCCCAGAAGACCAGAGACTGCAGCGCACGGATGCCGTTCACATGCACATCAAG AACCTGCTGGACATGATGATCTCAGAGGAGGAGGGGCTAAAGACGCGCTTGCTGAGCAGTATTAATGCCTGCAGGAAAGAAGTGACCAGCTTGTGTGATGAGCTTCAGCTATCTGAATATCAG GAGGAGGTTGGCCTCACAATGCTGCAGTTGGAGAAGGACCTCCGTACGCATGTGAAGATGATGCTGAAAGAGAAGAGTTCTCGTCAGAGCGAGCTCAAGTCTCTGATTCAGAAGGATCAAGATCTGTGTGATGTTCTGTGTGAGGACCTCTACCCCATCCACCCCGAACAAGTGCCGTCACAACAGCAGCTGCAGAACTACAGGCAACACATCGCCCACCACAACCAGGAGAAG GAGCGTCGTCATGCAGAGTTTGTGGAAATGAAGCATCAAATCACTGTACTAATGGAGGATCTGGAGCAGCTTCCTGACAGCACCTTTGAGAGAGACATTGTATGTGAGGATGAAGACGCCTTCTGTCTTTCAACAGAAAATATCAACTCGCTCAAAGTGTTATTGCGGCAG CTTGAAACTCGTAAAGCTGCGAGTGAAGCTATGTGTGTGTCCATTCGTAGTCGGATCGAGGAGCTGTGGAAGATGCTACAGATTCCTGTCGAAGAGAGAGAGGCTATCATGCCGAACACACTCACTAGCATTAAGAGTCATTTGAATGCA CTGCAGGTAGAGCTCCAGCGCTTGGAAGaactaaaaaagaaaaacattgaacGTGTAATTCAGACAATAAGAGAGGAGATTGTGAAGTTCTGGGAGAAATGTTACTACAGTCGAGAGCAAAGACAAGCTTTCACGCCATACTACAATG ATGATCTGGATGAGGAGGTGTTGCGTGAACATGAGCTGAAATTGGAACAACTGAAGCTGGATTATATGGAACACGGCGAGCTGTACGACGCCGTTTCAACCTGGAGCAGCAACTGGACTCTGTATCAAGAGCTAGAG AAAAAAGCCACAGACCCATCTCGCTTTAACAACAGAGGAGGAAACCTGCTGAAAGAGGAGAAACAGAGAGTGGACCTACAGAAGAGTCTGCCGAAG CTGGAGAAGAGTCTGAAGACTCAGATTGACCAGTGGGAAAAGGTGCACGGTAAAGAGTTCCGTGTCAACGGACAGCCATTCCTGCAATATGTGGAAGACCAATGGAATCAACACcagatggagaaagagagaggaaaacaggaacgg CAAATGAAGAAATTGAAACAGACTGAGGAAGACCTGCTGTATGGCACTGTTATCAGAACACCGACCAAGAGGAGACTTGCAGCAACCCCAACGCCAGGCAAAACACGCAGG CTGATCTCCACCTCTAGTATTTGCTCCACCCCCAACACGACACTCCGTTCCACATGCCCCTCCCCTGCTTTGAGACCGCCCCTTTCCACTAGCAAG TTGGGTGTGCGAACACCCGCTCATGGCCGAACTCCTCGCGGTCTGGAGAGAAACAAGGAGAACATTTCTCATCTGAACGGAGCCTTGCGCACGATGACCGCCAGCCCTATTAGAAACTACTCCATCACGTCTGTGGCCTCCTACTCAGAGTTTGCG AAGGATTCAGAATCCACTGCAGTATCCAG cgGGAGCTCTCAAACGCCTCTAAATCCAACGTCAAGACTGGAGTTTTGA
- the prc1a gene encoding protein regulator of cytokinesis 1a isoform X3: MRKSEIHAAESVSCLNKALNQLKDIWEEIGIPEDQRLQRTDAVHMHIKNLLDMMISEEEGLKTRLLSSINACRKEVTSLCDELQLSEYQEEVGLTMLQLEKDLRTHVKMMLKEKSSRQSELKSLIQKDQDLCDVLCEDLYPIHPEQVPSQQQLQNYRQHIAHHNQEKERRHAEFVEMKHQITVLMEDLEQLPDSTFERDIVCEDEDAFCLSTENINSLKVLLRQLETRKAASEAMCVSIRSRIEELWKMLQIPVEEREAIMPNTLTSIKSHLNALQVELQRLEELKKKNIERVIQTIREEIVKFWEKCYYSREQRQAFTPYYNDDLDEEVLREHELKLEQLKLDYMEHGELYDAVSTWSSNWTLYQELEKKATDPSRFNNRGGNLLKEEKQRVDLQKSLPKLEKSLKTQIDQWEKVHGKEFRVNGQPFLQYVEDQWNQHQMEKERGKQERQMKKLKQTEEDLLYGTVIRTPTKRRLAATPTPGKTRRLISTSSICSTPNTTLRSTCPSPALRPPLSTSKLGVRTPAHGRTPRGLERNKENISHLNGALRTMTASPIRNYSITSVASYSEFARELSNASKSNVKTGVLNSTVTR; this comes from the exons ATGAGGAAAAG TGAGATCCACGCTGCGGAGTCTGTATCATGTCTGAACAAGGCTCTCAATCAACTGAAGGATATCTGGGAGGAGATCGGCATCCCAGAAGACCAGAGACTGCAGCGCACGGATGCCGTTCACATGCACATCAAG AACCTGCTGGACATGATGATCTCAGAGGAGGAGGGGCTAAAGACGCGCTTGCTGAGCAGTATTAATGCCTGCAGGAAAGAAGTGACCAGCTTGTGTGATGAGCTTCAGCTATCTGAATATCAG GAGGAGGTTGGCCTCACAATGCTGCAGTTGGAGAAGGACCTCCGTACGCATGTGAAGATGATGCTGAAAGAGAAGAGTTCTCGTCAGAGCGAGCTCAAGTCTCTGATTCAGAAGGATCAAGATCTGTGTGATGTTCTGTGTGAGGACCTCTACCCCATCCACCCCGAACAAGTGCCGTCACAACAGCAGCTGCAGAACTACAGGCAACACATCGCCCACCACAACCAGGAGAAG GAGCGTCGTCATGCAGAGTTTGTGGAAATGAAGCATCAAATCACTGTACTAATGGAGGATCTGGAGCAGCTTCCTGACAGCACCTTTGAGAGAGACATTGTATGTGAGGATGAAGACGCCTTCTGTCTTTCAACAGAAAATATCAACTCGCTCAAAGTGTTATTGCGGCAG CTTGAAACTCGTAAAGCTGCGAGTGAAGCTATGTGTGTGTCCATTCGTAGTCGGATCGAGGAGCTGTGGAAGATGCTACAGATTCCTGTCGAAGAGAGAGAGGCTATCATGCCGAACACACTCACTAGCATTAAGAGTCATTTGAATGCA CTGCAGGTAGAGCTCCAGCGCTTGGAAGaactaaaaaagaaaaacattgaacGTGTAATTCAGACAATAAGAGAGGAGATTGTGAAGTTCTGGGAGAAATGTTACTACAGTCGAGAGCAAAGACAAGCTTTCACGCCATACTACAATG ATGATCTGGATGAGGAGGTGTTGCGTGAACATGAGCTGAAATTGGAACAACTGAAGCTGGATTATATGGAACACGGCGAGCTGTACGACGCCGTTTCAACCTGGAGCAGCAACTGGACTCTGTATCAAGAGCTAGAG AAAAAAGCCACAGACCCATCTCGCTTTAACAACAGAGGAGGAAACCTGCTGAAAGAGGAGAAACAGAGAGTGGACCTACAGAAGAGTCTGCCGAAG CTGGAGAAGAGTCTGAAGACTCAGATTGACCAGTGGGAAAAGGTGCACGGTAAAGAGTTCCGTGTCAACGGACAGCCATTCCTGCAATATGTGGAAGACCAATGGAATCAACACcagatggagaaagagagaggaaaacaggaacgg CAAATGAAGAAATTGAAACAGACTGAGGAAGACCTGCTGTATGGCACTGTTATCAGAACACCGACCAAGAGGAGACTTGCAGCAACCCCAACGCCAGGCAAAACACGCAGG CTGATCTCCACCTCTAGTATTTGCTCCACCCCCAACACGACACTCCGTTCCACATGCCCCTCCCCTGCTTTGAGACCGCCCCTTTCCACTAGCAAG TTGGGTGTGCGAACACCCGCTCATGGCCGAACTCCTCGCGGTCTGGAGAGAAACAAGGAGAACATTTCTCATCTGAACGGAGCCTTGCGCACGATGACCGCCAGCCCTATTAGAAACTACTCCATCACGTCTGTGGCCTCCTACTCAGAGTTTGCG cgGGAGCTCTCAAACGCCTCTAAATCCAACGTCAAGACTGGAGTTTTGAACTCCACCGTCACACGCTGA
- the LOC127640605 gene encoding synaptotagmin-12-like isoform X1, which yields MSVQSQDISEYHSSVVLDPPGWEVCLYVFGFLVLFGVVIVNLWKLYKSGTFPAPSPYPNFNYRYLQEKYGSSHPEIRQKRVAASNQRRASSASRKPSLQLLDTPDGFRELGTLELMTRELDPSGGTLNRSLSSESLCSISSVAQTFGHDFTVGQLEITLELDSRSSLLHVSLHQGKDLMEKEEENFPGCYITVMLIPQQISLKATQVQRNAFTVVFDERFSVPLDSVSLEENSLRFSAFGVDSDERSISAGVAELKLSDLDLSIRPFNAWLYLQDMNKAVDAVGEILLSLSYLPTAERLTVVVAKAKNLVWTNGKTTADPFVKVYLLQDGRKFSKKKTSIKRDDTNPIFNEAMIFSVPAIVLQDLSLRVTVAESTEDGRGENVGHVIIGPEASGMGITHWNQMLATLRKPVSMWHPLRRT from the exons ATGTCTGTGCAAAGCCAGGATATTTCAGAATATCATTCGAGCG tggttCTGGACCCTCCTGGCTGGgaggtgtgtttgtatgtgtttgggtTCTTGGTTCTGTTTGGTGTGGTTATAGTGAATCTGTGGAAATTATATAAGTCTGGCACTTTCCCAGCTCCCTCTCCTTACCCGAACTTCAACTACCGTTACCTGCAGGAGAAATATGGCTCGTCCCACCCAGAGATCAGAcagaag CGTGTTGCAGCTTCCAACCAGCGGAGGGCGTCATCGGCAAGTCGGAAGCCAAGTCTCCAGTTGCTGGACACTCCCGATGGGTTTCGAGAACTTGGAACGCTGGAGCTCATGACCCGGGAGCTGGATCCAAGCGGAGGCACCCTCAACCGTTCCCTGTCCTCCGAATCTCTGTGTTCCATCTCTTCTGTTGCGCAGACGTTCGGCCACGACTTCACGGTGGGGCAGCTGGAGATCACATTGGAGCTGGACTCTCGATCCTCACTTCTGCATGTCTCACTGCACCAGGGTAAAGACCTGATGGAGAAGGAGGAGGAGAACTTCCCTGGATGCTACATCACCGTCATGCTGATCCCTCAACAGATCAGCCTAAAAGCCACACAG GTTCAGAGAAATGCCTTCACTGTGGTGTTTGATGAGCGGTTCTCTGTTCCGTTAGACTCTGTAAGTCTAGAGGAGAACAGTCTGCGATTCTCTGCATTTGGCGTCGATTCAGATGAGCGAAGCATCAGTGCTGGAGTTGCTGAACTTAAACTGTCAGATCTAGATCTTTCAATTCGGCCGTTTAACGCCTGGCTCTACCTGCAGGACATGAACAAG GCCGTGGATGCTGTTGGGGAGATCCTGTTGTCGCTCAGTTATTTGCCGACTGCAGAACGCCTCACGGTGGTCGTGGCTAAAGCCAAGAACCTGGTCTGGACTAATGGAAAGACCACAGCAG ATCCATTTGTTAAGGTGTATCTGCTCCAGGACGGCAGGAAATTCAGTAAAAAGAAGACCTCCATAAAAAGGGACGATACTAACCCCATCTTCAACGAGGCTATGATATTCTCAGTGCCAGCCATCGTCCTGCAG GATCTCTCTCTGAGAGTGACGGTCGCTGAGAGCACAGAGGACGGGCGTGGTGAAAATGTTGGTCATGTGATCATCGGACCAGAGGCCAGTGGAATGGGCATAACACACTGGAACCAGATGCTAGCCACACTGCGGAAACCAGTTTCAATGTGGCACCCGCTCCGGAGGACCTAA
- the prc1a gene encoding protein regulator of cytokinesis 1a isoform X2, whose amino-acid sequence MRKSEIHAAESVSCLNKALNQLKDIWEEIGIPEDQRLQRTDAVHMHIKNLLDMMISEEEGLKTRLLSSINACRKEVTSLCDELQLSEYQEEVGLTMLQLEKDLRTHVKMMLKEKSSRQSELKSLIQKDQDLCDVLCEDLYPIHPEQVPSQQQLQNYRQHIAHHNQEKERRHAEFVEMKHQITVLMEDLEQLPDSTFERDIVCEDEDAFCLSTENINSLKVLLRQLETRKAASEAMCVSIRSRIEELWKMLQIPVEEREAIMPNTLTSIKSHLNALQVELQRLEELKKKNIERVIQTIREEIVKFWEKCYYSREQRQAFTPYYNDDLDEEVLREHELKLEQLKLDYMEHGELYDAVSTWSSNWTLYQELEKKATDPSRFNNRGGNLLKEEKQRVDLQKSLPKLEKSLKTQIDQWEKVHGKEFRVNGQPFLQYVEDQWNQHQMEKERGKQERQMKKLKQTEEDLLYGTVIRTPTKRRLAATPTPGKTRRLISTSSICSTPNTTLRSTCPSPALRPPLSTSKLGVRTPAHGRTPRGLERNKENISHLNGALRTMTASPIRNYSITSVASYSEFADSESTAVSSGSSQTPLNPTSRLEF is encoded by the exons ATGAGGAAAAG TGAGATCCACGCTGCGGAGTCTGTATCATGTCTGAACAAGGCTCTCAATCAACTGAAGGATATCTGGGAGGAGATCGGCATCCCAGAAGACCAGAGACTGCAGCGCACGGATGCCGTTCACATGCACATCAAG AACCTGCTGGACATGATGATCTCAGAGGAGGAGGGGCTAAAGACGCGCTTGCTGAGCAGTATTAATGCCTGCAGGAAAGAAGTGACCAGCTTGTGTGATGAGCTTCAGCTATCTGAATATCAG GAGGAGGTTGGCCTCACAATGCTGCAGTTGGAGAAGGACCTCCGTACGCATGTGAAGATGATGCTGAAAGAGAAGAGTTCTCGTCAGAGCGAGCTCAAGTCTCTGATTCAGAAGGATCAAGATCTGTGTGATGTTCTGTGTGAGGACCTCTACCCCATCCACCCCGAACAAGTGCCGTCACAACAGCAGCTGCAGAACTACAGGCAACACATCGCCCACCACAACCAGGAGAAG GAGCGTCGTCATGCAGAGTTTGTGGAAATGAAGCATCAAATCACTGTACTAATGGAGGATCTGGAGCAGCTTCCTGACAGCACCTTTGAGAGAGACATTGTATGTGAGGATGAAGACGCCTTCTGTCTTTCAACAGAAAATATCAACTCGCTCAAAGTGTTATTGCGGCAG CTTGAAACTCGTAAAGCTGCGAGTGAAGCTATGTGTGTGTCCATTCGTAGTCGGATCGAGGAGCTGTGGAAGATGCTACAGATTCCTGTCGAAGAGAGAGAGGCTATCATGCCGAACACACTCACTAGCATTAAGAGTCATTTGAATGCA CTGCAGGTAGAGCTCCAGCGCTTGGAAGaactaaaaaagaaaaacattgaacGTGTAATTCAGACAATAAGAGAGGAGATTGTGAAGTTCTGGGAGAAATGTTACTACAGTCGAGAGCAAAGACAAGCTTTCACGCCATACTACAATG ATGATCTGGATGAGGAGGTGTTGCGTGAACATGAGCTGAAATTGGAACAACTGAAGCTGGATTATATGGAACACGGCGAGCTGTACGACGCCGTTTCAACCTGGAGCAGCAACTGGACTCTGTATCAAGAGCTAGAG AAAAAAGCCACAGACCCATCTCGCTTTAACAACAGAGGAGGAAACCTGCTGAAAGAGGAGAAACAGAGAGTGGACCTACAGAAGAGTCTGCCGAAG CTGGAGAAGAGTCTGAAGACTCAGATTGACCAGTGGGAAAAGGTGCACGGTAAAGAGTTCCGTGTCAACGGACAGCCATTCCTGCAATATGTGGAAGACCAATGGAATCAACACcagatggagaaagagagaggaaaacaggaacgg CAAATGAAGAAATTGAAACAGACTGAGGAAGACCTGCTGTATGGCACTGTTATCAGAACACCGACCAAGAGGAGACTTGCAGCAACCCCAACGCCAGGCAAAACACGCAGG CTGATCTCCACCTCTAGTATTTGCTCCACCCCCAACACGACACTCCGTTCCACATGCCCCTCCCCTGCTTTGAGACCGCCCCTTTCCACTAGCAAG TTGGGTGTGCGAACACCCGCTCATGGCCGAACTCCTCGCGGTCTGGAGAGAAACAAGGAGAACATTTCTCATCTGAACGGAGCCTTGCGCACGATGACCGCCAGCCCTATTAGAAACTACTCCATCACGTCTGTGGCCTCCTACTCAGAGTTTGCG GATTCAGAATCCACTGCAGTATCCAG cgGGAGCTCTCAAACGCCTCTAAATCCAACGTCAAGACTGGAGTTTTGA
- the LOC127640605 gene encoding synaptotagmin-12-like isoform X2 — MSVQSQDISEYHSSAPSPYPNFNYRYLQEKYGSSHPEIRQKRVAASNQRRASSASRKPSLQLLDTPDGFRELGTLELMTRELDPSGGTLNRSLSSESLCSISSVAQTFGHDFTVGQLEITLELDSRSSLLHVSLHQGKDLMEKEEENFPGCYITVMLIPQQISLKATQVQRNAFTVVFDERFSVPLDSVSLEENSLRFSAFGVDSDERSISAGVAELKLSDLDLSIRPFNAWLYLQDMNKAVDAVGEILLSLSYLPTAERLTVVVAKAKNLVWTNGKTTADPFVKVYLLQDGRKFSKKKTSIKRDDTNPIFNEAMIFSVPAIVLQDLSLRVTVAESTEDGRGENVGHVIIGPEASGMGITHWNQMLATLRKPVSMWHPLRRT; from the exons ATGTCTGTGCAAAGCCAGGATATTTCAGAATATCATTCGAGCG CTCCCTCTCCTTACCCGAACTTCAACTACCGTTACCTGCAGGAGAAATATGGCTCGTCCCACCCAGAGATCAGAcagaag CGTGTTGCAGCTTCCAACCAGCGGAGGGCGTCATCGGCAAGTCGGAAGCCAAGTCTCCAGTTGCTGGACACTCCCGATGGGTTTCGAGAACTTGGAACGCTGGAGCTCATGACCCGGGAGCTGGATCCAAGCGGAGGCACCCTCAACCGTTCCCTGTCCTCCGAATCTCTGTGTTCCATCTCTTCTGTTGCGCAGACGTTCGGCCACGACTTCACGGTGGGGCAGCTGGAGATCACATTGGAGCTGGACTCTCGATCCTCACTTCTGCATGTCTCACTGCACCAGGGTAAAGACCTGATGGAGAAGGAGGAGGAGAACTTCCCTGGATGCTACATCACCGTCATGCTGATCCCTCAACAGATCAGCCTAAAAGCCACACAG GTTCAGAGAAATGCCTTCACTGTGGTGTTTGATGAGCGGTTCTCTGTTCCGTTAGACTCTGTAAGTCTAGAGGAGAACAGTCTGCGATTCTCTGCATTTGGCGTCGATTCAGATGAGCGAAGCATCAGTGCTGGAGTTGCTGAACTTAAACTGTCAGATCTAGATCTTTCAATTCGGCCGTTTAACGCCTGGCTCTACCTGCAGGACATGAACAAG GCCGTGGATGCTGTTGGGGAGATCCTGTTGTCGCTCAGTTATTTGCCGACTGCAGAACGCCTCACGGTGGTCGTGGCTAAAGCCAAGAACCTGGTCTGGACTAATGGAAAGACCACAGCAG ATCCATTTGTTAAGGTGTATCTGCTCCAGGACGGCAGGAAATTCAGTAAAAAGAAGACCTCCATAAAAAGGGACGATACTAACCCCATCTTCAACGAGGCTATGATATTCTCAGTGCCAGCCATCGTCCTGCAG GATCTCTCTCTGAGAGTGACGGTCGCTGAGAGCACAGAGGACGGGCGTGGTGAAAATGTTGGTCATGTGATCATCGGACCAGAGGCCAGTGGAATGGGCATAACACACTGGAACCAGATGCTAGCCACACTGCGGAAACCAGTTTCAATGTGGCACCCGCTCCGGAGGACCTAA
- the ubap1la gene encoding ubiquitin-associated protein 1-like: MCTLDEVPFRVVLDCVEIQFGLKESVAAPEINIPDCVQILRDTKYSFTMEKRIMAACGELQRKKGKAKKLPQSVSPTCPPYWLMFSSPQESRVGRHRSTELWELCPRPRSLSLSAADSQRLRPLRAVQFLIPDSDCEGGYSEDDEGSSTEEDVTRSKERPQSSGSQCQRFPLRHAQRSSVPQLTRPAPSPALPKVRPSSASSLKDIRKPLPPALTQTPKGSPHNSRPPRRKPAVIRTNGKRNTNTQLQQRPSSAGPLTSARPQKPTSHDVRPRTSAGLQDAHSDLLCALSQEERDLLEAVTQQGYTLHTAILAMQRTGPKSPDQILSYLTSCDRLCQLGYEKMQVEEALEMFQNCESKAAEFLFLLAQFCEMGFQQSTIKEVLLVHENHKERALEELMTRSS; this comes from the exons aTGTGTACTCTGGATGAGGTTCCATTTAGGGTTGTTTTGGACTGTGTGGAGATACAGTTCGGTCTGAAAGAGTCTGTTGCAGCTCCTGAAATCAACATCCCAGATTGTGTCCAAATACTGCGTGACACAAAG TATTCGTTCACTATGGAAAAACGGATCATGGCCGCATGTGGAGAATTGCAGCGGAAGAAGGGAAAGGCCAAAAAACTGCCCCAGAGTGTGAGTCCCACCTGCCCACCATATTGGCTGATGTTCAGCAGCCCGCAAGAGAGTCGAGTAGGACGTCACAGAAGTACAGAACTATGGGAACTGTGCCCACGTCCCCGCAGCTTAAGCCTCAGCGCCGCTGACTCACAAAGGCTCCGTCCACTGCGGGCAGTCCAGTTCCTCATCCCTGACTCAGACTGCGAGGGCGGCTACAGCGAAGATGACGAGGGTTCGTCCACTGAGGAAGATGTCACTCGTAGCAAAGAAAGACCACAGAGTTCAGGCTCACAGTGCCAGCGCTTTCCTCTTCGACACGCCCAGCGAAGCTCCGTCCCCCAACTAACACGCCCCGCCCCTTCACCTGCTCTCCCTAAGGTCCGACCGAGCTCCGCCTCCTCTCTAAAGGACATACGGAAACCCCTCCCCCCTGCCCTCACCCAGACACCGAAGGGCAGTCCTCACAACTCCAGACCTCCTCGCAGGAAACCTGCTGTCATAAGAACCAATGGGAAACGGAACACAAACACCCAACTTCAGCAAAGACCCTCATCCGCAGGACCGCTGACCTCTGCTAGGCCACAGAAACCCACGTCACAT GATGTGCGTCCACGAACTTCGGCAGGGCTGCAGGACGCTCACTCAGATCTGCTGTGTGCTTTGAGTCAGGAGGAGCGAGATCTACTTGAAGCTGTTACACAGCAAggatacacactacacactgccATACTGGCAATGCAGAGGACTGGACCCAAGAGCCCTGATCAG ATTTTGAGTTACCTGACATCATGTGACCGGCTGTGTCAGTTGGGTTATGAGAAGATGCAGGTGGAAGAAGCCCTGGAGATGTTCCAGAACTGTGAGAGCAAA gcTGCAGAGTTCCTGTTTTTGCTGGCTCAGTTCTGTGAGATGGGTTTCCAGCAGAGCACCATCAAAGAAGTTCTGCTGGTGCATGAGAACCATAAAGAGAGAGCCCTAGAGGAGCTCATGACACGCAGCAGCTGA